The Cololabis saira isolate AMF1-May2022 chromosome 20, fColSai1.1, whole genome shotgun sequence genome includes a window with the following:
- the LOC133420069 gene encoding N-acyl-aromatic-L-amino acid amidohydrolase (carboxylate-forming) B-like, with amino-acid sequence MGMLNQGNCMKAWERVEEGKRQGERGQKGTATLPFPSSQRSEMEVNEPLHLPRLSRVAVCGGTHGNELSGVYLVRELLKVEKRENERDEERGEPASVMMVLSNPRAVQQCRRYIDTDLNRCFTHSTLNGPMSDTAPYEIIRSKELNVMLGPKGSREAVDLVCDLHNTTANMGLCFIAYSDCDWISLHIFKYLQRQMPDAPLRFIHFDVSCKESYSLDSVGKHGFAIEIGPQPHGVVRSNIFTAVKSSVQHMLDWVRFFNSGAVFEGGSVDVFTMVKNIDYPRDSETHNITAAIHSHLQDRDFCLLHPQDPLFQTFAGETLRYKGSEPLYPFFINECAYYEKGIALSLARKRRVVIPAIRVQTDEERQESEKGFASEEEE; translated from the exons ATGGGAATGCTGAATCAGGGAAACTGCATGAAAGCCTgggagagagtggaagagggTAAACGGCAGGGAGAGAGGGGACAGAAAG GAACTGCCACTTTACCCTTCCCCTCGAGCCAGAGAAGCGAG ATGGAGGTAAATGAACCACTGCATTTGCCGAGGTTGTCCCGGGTCGCTGTGTGTGGTGGTACCCATGGCAACGAGCTGTCTGGTGTGTACTTGGTAAGAGAGCTGCTGAAGGTGGAGAAGAGGGAGAACGAGAGAGATGAGGAGCGTGGAGAGCCCGCCTCGGTGATGATGGTGCTGTCCAACCCCAGGGCCGTACAGCAGTGCCGCAGATACATAGACACCGACCTGAACCGCTGCTTCACCCATTCCACCCTTAA CGGTCCCATGTCGGACACGGCCCCCTACGAGATTATCCGATCCAAAGAACTGAATGTCATGCTGGGTCCCAAAGGCAGTCGGGAGGCAGTGGACCTCGTTTGTGACCTCCATAACACGACTGCCAACATGGGCCTGTGCTTCATCGCATACTCTGACTGTGACTGGATCAGTCTTCACATATTTAAATACCTGCAG aGGCAGATGCCTGATGCGCCGCTGAGATTCATCCATTTTGATGTCTCGTGTAAAGAATCGTATTCCCTTGACTCGGTAGGAAAACATGGTTTTG CCATTGAGATCGGCCCCCAGCCCCACGGCGTGGTGAGGTCAAACATCTTCACGGCAGTGAAATCCAGCGTGCAGCACATGCTGGATTGGGTCCGCTTCTTTAACTCAG GTGCTGTATTTGAAGGAGGATCTGTGGACGTGTTCACCATGGTTAAGAACATCGACTATCCGCGAGACAGCGAGACTCATAACATCACGGCAGCCATTCATTCTCATCTCCAG GACCGAGACTTCTGCCTGCTCCATCCTCAAGACCCCCTGTTCCAGACGTTCGCAGGCGAAACGCTGAGGTATAAAGGCAGCGAGCCCCTTTATCCTTTCTTCATCAACGAGTGTGCCTACTATGAGAAAGGCATCGCGCTCTCGCTGGCCAGAAAGAGGCGTGTGGTGATCCCTGCTATCCGGGTGCAGACGGACGAGGAGAGACAAGAGAGCGAGAAGGGCTTTGCATCCGAGGAAGAGGAATGA